One genomic segment of Gossypium arboreum isolate Shixiya-1 chromosome 3, ASM2569848v2, whole genome shotgun sequence includes these proteins:
- the LOC108475715 gene encoding auxin-responsive protein SAUR21-like: protein MGIRLPEMMPHAKQTIRSWSRSKHQCSYQRPSAVNVQKGHFAVYVGNEEKNKRFVVPISYLNHPLLQALLNQAEQEFGFDHPLGGLMVPCAEDEFINLTSRISHA, encoded by the coding sequence ATGGGAATTCGGTTGCCTGAGATGATGCCTCATGCAAAGCAAACTATACGAAGTTGGTCGCGTTCTAAGCACCAATGCTCTTACCAAAGACCGAGTGCAGTAAACGTCCAGAAAGGCCATTTTGCAGTTTATGTGGGAAATGAAGAGAAGAACAAGAGATTCGTGGTCCCAATATCATACTTGAACCACCCTTTGTTGCAGGCCTTGTTGAACCAGGCTGAACAAGAGTTTGGATTTGATCATCCATTGGGTGGTCTCATGGTTCCTTGTGCTGAAGATGAATTCATCAACCTCACGTCTCGTATAAGCCATGCCTGA
- the LOC108475610 gene encoding auxin-responsive protein SAUR23-like gives MGIHLPSIILHAKQVLKFQSRNQLHVPKGHIAVYVGEMKKTRFVVPISYLNHPCFLDLLGRAEEEFGFNHPMGGLTIPCDEDAFIDLTSRLHGCSSMKTITINA, from the coding sequence ATGGGTATCCATTTACCTTCAATTATCCTTCATGCCAAGCAAGTTCTTAAGTTCCAATCAAGGAACCAACTACATGTACCCAAAGGCCACATTGCAGTTTATGTTGGAGAAATGAAGAAGACAAGGTTTGTGGTTCCTATTTCATACTTGAACCACCCTTGTTTTCTAGATTTGCTCGGTCGGGCCGAGGAAGAGTTCGGGTTCAATCACCCAATGGGCGGTCTTACGATCCCGTGTGACGAAGATGCCTTTATCGATCTCACTTCTCGGTTGCATGGCTGCTCAAGTATGAAAACCATAACCATAAATGCTTAA
- the LOC108475642 gene encoding auxin-responsive protein SAUR23-like: MGIHLPSMILHAKQVLKFQSRNQLHVPKGHIAVYVGEMKKTRFVVPISYLNHPCFLDLLGRAEEEFGFNHPMGGLTIPCDEDSFIDLTSRLHSC, from the coding sequence atgGGTATTCATTTACCTTCCATGATCCTTCATGCCAAACAAGTTCTTAAGTTTCAATCAAGGAACCAACTACATGTGCCCAAAGGCCACATTGCTGTTTATGTTGGAGAAATGAAGAAGACAAGGTTTGTGGTTCCAATTTCATACTTGAACCATCCTTGTTTTCTGGATTTGCTCGGTCGGGCCGAGGAAGAGTTCGGGTTCAATCACCCGATGGGCGGTCTTACGATCCCGTGTGACGAAGATTCCTTCATCGATCTCACTTCTCGGTTGCATAGTTGCTGA